CGAATAAACTCCGAATTAACTAAAAAGATTTGATTGCAAACGGTTATATATGAAATAAATCATCTTAAAAGAAATAGATACCAGTTGAAgtgtaatattgcgcaatttaatcGATCGTCTAGGGAGAGTCTTATATTAGGCATagacataaaaaaaagtttgtacaAGAGCAAGAAGTGCAAAAAAtagtttaactttatttttattgctgagGTTGAATGACAACTTCAAATTGACGTTCCCGATCTGCTGTGGTCGCTTGTGAATGAGATGTTGggcaaataaatattgaatatcttGCGAGAAGGATAAAGTAGTAGCGGATTGTTTATAATTTAGTGATACCTACCATTTATAACCCACATAAAACGCAACAGAACATTTCGaaacaattgaaaattaattataaacagaTAATAGTGCAGCACAGCCAAGCAGCATCACAACTGTATATCAAAATGATGCCTGGCAGGATTGGCAATCTACCAATAGCTAACGAAAACCCTTTGGGTCTTTCATGGCACGACTCTGCATGGATACCTTTGCTTAGTCCATCTAATATTATGGACTATTTTTCAGAAAGATCAAATCCATTTTTTGATCGTACTTGcaataatgaaattgtaaagATGCAGCGTCTCAGCATGGATCAACTCCAGTATGTATCTTGCCTTGGTTAAAGTTATTCATTTTagtttgtttcaataaaatgtaatgacAGCACTGCCGTGTGATGTCCAATGCAATGTAACTGGTATAACTTACCTTATTCACTCAAATGTAGAACTGCTAAAAAGTTAGTATGTTgatgattataaaataatgtagcaTAGAGAACagctatgtccagcagtggactgcgataggctgatgatgatgatgatgatgatgatgcagaaCAGCATACATCTGCATTTGTAGATTAATTAACCTACATCTTAGATTTTTTGAGACATTTGttgaacaaaacattaattttgagtCGTCTGTTACAGAAATATGACAGGACTGGAATACATATTGTTGCATGTGCAAGATCCAATCCTGTATGTTATCCGCAAGCAACATAGACATAGTCCAACACAAGCAATACCTCTGGCTGATTATTACATTATTGCTGGCATTGTCTACCAGGCACCTGACCTCGCTAGTGTTCTCAATTCTAGGCTGGTAAGCTATGTTCATCTTAAACTTCCCTGATCTCGTACACAccaattgtttaactattgtgtctgcttcATGGACAGTGACAGACAGATCAGTTTTAGCAAATATCTTCCATATTGACATTCCTTCATGTTACAGCTGTCTGCTGTCCACCACCTGCAGTGTTCCTTTGAAGAAACAATGTCATACTCAAAATATCACCCTAGTAAAGGTTACTGGTGGGATTTCAAAGCCACTAAACCAGGtacgatttattttttttagtcataaaaaatattaagagatTCTATCAAGTAtctaaacaattaaataaaaatacctatcaaGTTGCTTTACTATGATTCAAGGTCTAAGTCCATACAACAGTGGTCAGTCCTCATCAAAAGATGTGAGCAGTACACCAAAGGAGGAACCATCCACTTTGTTCCAGCGCCAGAGGGTGGATATGTTGCTCGCTGAGCTAGTCCGCCAGTTCCCTCTGCCTGTCACCCAGGCACCCAGCCAAGtgagttgtttgttttaaaagagTACTAATAAGTGTAGAGTACTTATATTACAGTGTTATGCTACTCAAGGAGTCTAGTTAAAGAAATGGTGGTAATGCAGTGATGCTGATATAATTAATGCtttaaccaatatttattttattttttccaggcAAATGGTGTAACAGTAAAGACAGAAAATTCTATTGACAAAAATGGTGATAAAGCCACAGATGGCAatgtaaataacataacaatCAAACAAGAACCTGCAGATCCAAGCAGCTCAGACATGATAAATGGAGGTTTACAAGGACATACTGAGATcaaaactgaaattaaacaagaaaatatgaAGCCACCTCCAGAAAAAAAGCCTAGAATATGAATTACAATTTtagacaattattatttaagttgtaatgagtaaaatcatcatcatcatcatcatcagcctatccaGTCCAATGAGTAAAAtgatttcttaatattttaagaggtattttagtttcaaaataGAACCTATTCTATTCAGATCTTCACCTTGTTACTTTATTTCATGCACTTGaaatttataaacatattttgaagAGATAGAAGAGGCTTTGGGGTAGAACAAAGAAAAGatttaaaatgtgaaaatacAGCAAAACTTTATTAAGTCTAAAAGATTTATTCACCTCAATATCTGtacgtacattatattttaaaataaacgaaatctatatttacaaaaaaaagataaaactcATAAAGGGCATCGAAAAATTGATCCTCATCTCtgttatgtttaaataaaattatcatctcAATATTGAGTATGTTCTGCAATTTTTTGCATTACTTAGTTAATGTTGGCTCTACCATTATCAAAATAACTTATGCCCAACTCGcaatataaactattttattatagtttaagtAACATGTTTTATGTGTCTGTGGTGTCTTTTATGCCCAAATATTGATTATTCTTCTCCTGTTGGATATTGAACAAATTCCCAATATTTTCTTCAGCCTTTACCATGTTAATACAAATCTGACAGTTAATTTTTCGCTGATCATGCAAATCTGGTTTTGTCTGTTGCATACTGAAATCAAgtacattttaaataagaataacataatattagtataatttgtattagtataagtcgtggtggcctagtgggcaaagaaccaacctctcgaatatgagggcgcgggttcaattccaggtcaggcaagtaccaatgcaacttttctaagtttgtatgtactttctaagtatatcttaaacgcaaatgactgtgtttcagatggcacgttaaactgtaggtcccggctgtcattgaacatccttggcagtcgttacgggtagtcagaagccagtaagtctgacaccagtctaaccaaggggtattgggtattattgtatgtacaacctctttgattaggtatgtacatagccgaaaaattgatagaagagtgtaaaaaaaaaaaatgtaatgtcagttgttgttgtaaaaagcttgttatgtgtgaattttataaaattaaatataaattggactctcttgaagactttaagacttttagtaTCCATTTGACGTCGGAggatttttattccacaaattacgCATCTGCATTAGGTTACGGGCCAGCGGAAAATCTTTCCCGCcaatatggaaaattttactaCTAAAATTCAAATTGGTCAGCTCAAAGGCAGTGAAAATTGGGCTACATGGAAGTATAAAGTTTCCGTCATGTTGCGTGGCACAGAAGGCGCCATGGAGGCAGCAGAAGGAAAGCTTCGGAAGCCGATTTTAGGAACAGGCGATGGTGCAGTGATGGCCTATAACTCAGAGTTATTGAAGTATAGGAAGGCAGACAGCAACGCCCTGCTCATACTGACGAGTAACATGACCGAAGAGACGCTGATGAAAGTCATGAGGTTCGAGACAGGACAGCACATGAAGTCTGGGAGGAACTTCATAGATTATTTGATGGACAGTCCGAAGATCGCGCATACACGTTATGCATGCAGTTTTTCAGCTATAAAAATAGTTCGGGGGATGTGTCGACAATGATGTCAAAACTGAAGAACATCTGGAACAATTTGAATGCCGAAATTTTGAAGACTGATCCTAATATGAAGTTACCagatatgtttttgatttgtaaaattttggatTCCCTCGAtgaaaaatttttcaacttCAAATCCAGCTGGATGCTGTTGAACAAACAGGAGAGGACCATCGAAACACTAACAGTACAACTCTGTGGGTACGAGAGGGCACTTGGTAATAATCATAATGAAAAGACTGAAGAAGTGCTCGCCTCTACCTCTAAGCCGCAGCTAAAAGTAAAATCCAGAGACGAGAACTTGAGGTGTAGGTACTGCTCACAAAAGGGACACCGCATAAAGAACTGCAAGCAGTGGATCCAGGATGGCAGACCGAAGAAACCACCTTCACAGTCTACGTTGACGAAGCAGCAAGTGCAGAATATTACGCTAATGATATATACTTGCTCAGAGGATAAAGATGCAGAACATTGGTATGTGGACAATGGTGCCACAACTCACGTAACCAATAGGGAAgatatattcataaattatgagGACTTTGGGTCGAACCACACCGTAACGACGGCAGACGGCACCGTAGTTCCTGCAAAAGGGAAAGGGTCTGTGGTGGTTGAAACAAATGTTAACGGCAAAATTATGAAGCTTACCCTAAGTGATGTCTGGTACGTGCCAAAACTAACGAAAAATCTGCTATCTATGCTAGCTGCACAGGACAAGCTGCGAAACACTACATTTATTTCCACAACTAAAGAG
The sequence above is a segment of the Helicoverpa armigera isolate CAAS_96S chromosome 20, ASM3070526v1, whole genome shotgun sequence genome. Coding sequences within it:
- the LOC110373421 gene encoding mediator of RNA polymerase II transcription subunit 6, whose protein sequence is MMPGRIGNLPIANENPLGLSWHDSAWIPLLSPSNIMDYFSERSNPFFDRTCNNEIVKMQRLSMDQLQNMTGLEYILLHVQDPILYVIRKQHRHSPTQAIPLADYYIIAGIVYQAPDLASVLNSRLLSAVHHLQCSFEETMSYSKYHPSKGYWWDFKATKPGLSPYNSGQSSSKDVSSTPKEEPSTLFQRQRVDMLLAELVRQFPLPVTQAPSQANGVTVKTENSIDKNGDKATDGNVNNITIKQEPADPSSSDMINGGLQGHTEIKTEIKQENMKPPPEKKPRI